The sequence AGACGTACCCGATGTTCTTTGTTCTGCCCTTACCGAAGATTGTATCGAAAGAGGAAAAACAATAAAAGAAGGAGGTGCCGTATATGATTTTATAAGCGGACTTCAGGTAGGCATTGCGAATTTGGCGGATTCGTTAGCCGCAATTAAGAAATGCGTATATGAAGATAAGAAAATTAGCCGTGATGAGCTTTGGGATGCATTGATGAATAATTTTAAAGGAGAAAAAGGTTTAAAAATTCAAAACATCCTTATTAATGATGCACCTAAATATGGGAATGATGATGATTATGTAGATGAATTAGTTGTAGATGCATATAATTCATATATTGATGAAGTGAAAAAATATCCCAATACACGTTATGGCAGAGGCCCAATAGGCGGTATCCGATATGCAGGAACGTCTTCGATTTCTGCTAATGTAGGTCAGGGAGTCGGAACTATAGCTACACCGGATGGGAGAAACGCATTTACCCCATTAGCTGAAGGATGTTCTCCATCCCATGGCATGGATAAAAATGGTCCAACATCTGTATTTAAATCTGTTTCAAAACTTCCTGTCAAAGAAATAACCGGTGGCGTTTTATTAAATCAAAAAGTAAATCCTCAAATATTGGAGAAAGAAGAAGACAAAATGAAATTGGTTTCTCTGATAAGGACATTTTTTGACAGATTACACGGATTCCATGTACAGTATAATGTAGTTTCTAAAGAGACTTTAATAGATGCACAAAAACATCCTGAAAAGCATAAAGACTTAATTGTTCGTGTTGCAGGCTATTCTGCATTTTTCAATGTGCTTTCTAAGACGACGCAAGATGATATTATTGAAAGAACCGAGCAGACAATTTAATTTACTATCTGCAAGAGCTGGTATAAGACTGATTCATTATAAAAAAATAGAAAGGGGGGATTTTGTTGGCTGAAGAAATCAATGAAACCGAATCACAAATTATGCAAATAATTATATATGCCGGTGATGCAAAAAAACACGCATATGATTCATTAAGAGATGTAAATAAGGGAAATTATGAAAACGCTGACAAGGAAATGAAGATGGCCCATGAATCTTTAGTTACTGCTCATAATGCCCAAACCTCTTTACTACAAAACGAGGCAAGAGGCAAGAAAATGGAGATAACCGCTTTGTTTGTTCATGCACAGGACCATCTTATGACATCTATAACTGAAATTAATTTGATTGAACAGATTGTCGAGCTTCGTAAAGTAGTGAATACTTTGTTGGAAGGAAAAAATAATTAATTAAAAAATGGGAGGAAGATATAATGATTAAAATTAAATTATTTTGTGCAGCAGGTTTTTCAACCAGCCTTTTGGCCGACAAAATGAAAAAAGCTGCGGATGCTAAGAATATAGAGGTAGATGTTGAAGCATGTTCGCAGGGACAAATGGCAGACTGTCTGGATGATGCCGATGTTATGCTTTTAGGGCCTCAGGTGGCTTATACTTTGCCTAAATCAAAAGAAATATGTGCACAAAAAGGTGTCCCCGTTGATGTTATTCCTATGGCTGATTATGGCAGGATGAATGGGGAAAAGGTATTAGAATTTGCCTTAAATTTATTAAAAAAGTAATACAGTATCAAATTTATAGAGGGAGGAAAAGGTATGTCACAATCAAAATTCAGTACTAAAGCTATTGATAAAATTATGAAATTTGTAAATATGAAAGGTATTGTTGCTCTGAAAGAGGGTATGCTGAACATCTTACCTTTAACTGTAGTAGGATCTATATTTTTAATTATTGGTTCACTGCCGTCCGAGCATATAAATAATTTCATTGCTGGAATATTTGGGCAGAATTGGACGGAACCGTTTCTGCAAGTCCAGGGAGGTACATTTGCTATAATGGGAATCGTATCGTGTTTTGCCATAGCTTATCATTATGCCAAAAATGAAGGCCATGAAGCATTACCGGCCGGTATACTGGCACTTTCTTCATTTTTTATAATAACTAATTCTTATATGGTTACGGATAAGGGTGACATGGTAAAAGATGTAATATCCAAAACGTGGACAGGCGGACAAGGAATGATTACAGCTATTATTGTTGGATTATTTGTAGGATATTCTTATTCTTGGTTTATGAAGAGGGATATTGTGATAAAATTACCGGAAAGTGTTCCCAAAGCAATATCAAATCAATTTGCGGCTTTAATACCGGCAGCTTTTATTTTTTTAGTTTCCATGATTGTATATATTATTTTTAAGTTTGGATTCAATACTACGTTTATTGAATGGATTTATCAGGTTTTACAAGTACCATTGCAAGGGCTTACGGATTCGCTTCCTGGGGTTATTGCTATTGCATTTTTTATTTCATTCTTGTGGTGGTTCGGCGTTCACGGACAATCTGTAGTAAATGGTATAGTATGCTCTTTATTAACGGCCAATGCGGTAGAAAATACGGAAATGCTTCAGGCTACAGGCAAACTTGTGGTGGGAGGAGGAGCTCATATTGTAACACAGCAATTTTTGGATAGTTTTTTGTTGATTTCCGGTTCCGGTATAACTTTTGGAATCGTTATTGCTATGTTGTTTAGAGCAAAATCGAATCAATACAAGAGTTTGGGAAAATTATCCATAGTACCGGCGATTTTTAATATTAATGAACCCGTTACATTTGGGTTGCCTATTGTATTGAATCCTATCATGTTTGTACCTTTTGTTGCGGTTCCTGTTATAGCTGCTTTGATTGTATACGGTTCCATTGCCGTAGGTTTTCTCAAACCGTTTTCCGGTGTTTTACTGCCATGGAGTACCCCATTTCTTATTTCGGGATTAATGGTGGGAGGATGGAAAGGCTGTTTAATACAAGTCATTATATTATTAATGTCTTGTTTGGTTTATTACCCATTCTTTAAAAAACAAGACCAGATAGCTTATCAGCAAGAACAGGAAGCAGCAGTACAGCAAGGAAAATAGTTTTAATTTATGTATAGCGTTTTCTGAGAATTGAAAATTGAATATTATGCATATGAATAAGGACATTGTTTGCTAAAACAAGTTCTTGCCGATAATTACAGCAATTATCGGCAAGAACTTGTTTATATACTTTGTCTCAGAATATTTTAAAATAACTATTTGTATGATAAATAGTTTCTTTTGAAAACAGGTCACGAAATTTTATCAAAATATAATAAAAAAATTTTTAAGATTCAAAGGAATCCTTTTGATTTAAATTGATGAAAAATATTTTTTAAAATTATCTGAATATGATAATATATATAAGAATAGGGAAAACAGTGATTTGGATATTGCAATATATTTAGAAGGAGAAAGAGAGAGCTTTGTTAAACTTGAAATAAATGTTCAGTATAAAATAGGGCATGAGAAGTTTTTGGAATTATTTAAAGAGAGAGAATAGTATAGAAATATGATTATTAAAAATAAGCGGAGAAAGTTCTGCTATATTTGTATGTAGGGATGGTTGCACTGGATACTGAGAAATAATAAATTTTTTTTGAATTTTGCCGATAAAATATTCAAATAAACTATATACCGACAATTGTCATCATAATATCAATATATGATTTTATTTATAAATATTTTTTCGCTTTAATCATTGATATTTATAATTTTTATATGATATAATTTTTTTACCGAATAAAATATAGGGGGTCGGAAAGTGTGACTAACGAAGAATTTCAAAAGATTGTTTTGAAAAAGCTGGGAACACTTGAGAATGGACAGAATGACCTAAATGAGAAATTTAGCACTTTAGAAACTAAGTATAGCACCCTTGAGGAGGGGCAAAGAGAGTTAAACGAAAAATTTGGTACTTTAGAGGCCAAGTATGGCGCTCTCGAAGAGGGACAGAAAGAGCTAAACAAGAAGTTTGGTACTTTGGAAGTTAAGTATAGCACCTTTGAAGACGGACAAAAAGAATTAAATAAGAAATATGATGCTTTGGAAACTAAATTCAGTATATTGGAAGAAGGACAGAAAAAGATCTATAAAAAAGTCGAAGTTATATATGACCAGGTTATTGAATTGACTGAATTTAAGACGAAAGTCAATACTCAAGTCGACAGAATTGCAGAAGATAATGAGGCTCTTAAAGAAATTGTCGGAAGACATGAAGTGGAAATAAAAATTTTAAAAAATAAAATCGGATAAATAAAAGTAAATAAAAAGTAGATCAGACTGAAAATATTAGGTTTGATCTACTTTTATTTATAAACATTTTTATTTGAGTTACCGATATATTTAAGGGATAGTATATAAATAGTTGAGAAAATGGAAGAAGAATTGATGATAATTATATAGAAAAAATGCATAATGAATGTAAAGTCGAATCTTGGAGGGTAAATAGGATGAAAATATATGTTTTGAATCAAGTAATGGAATATGATAATAATAAGGATGTTATTAAAGAAATATTTGAAAAAGGGAAGAAAATTATTTTTGATTCAAATTATACATTCAGCCATTTAAATGTGGACGGCATAGATGTCTATGATGATTTTTATGATTATATATCGGATAATATAAAAAATATAAAAGAGATTAAATTTGTAGCAAAAATGTTTAATGAAGTTATACAGGATGTAATTGTAAGTACATATGATTATATAGAAAATTCATTGCCTGAGATTAGAATTCTATCTAATGAATTTTATACGACTCCGAATCAAGAAGCTTGGGGGAAATTAGTTGATTTGTTTGAAGGCATTACCTGGATAATGGATACTTTTGAAGTAATTGATAAAAACGACAATATAAAGGACATAGTTAAAAGCTATGAAACATGGAATCTGTATGCTAAGGACATATATTCTTTAAAAGAACTGATGGTAGAGTTTGAGGAAATACTTTCAAGTGAAGATTTGGTTTCAATAGGAGATATTCTTTCTTATGAAATAATTCCTTTATTTGAATCAATGAAGGAAAAATTAAATGTTCTTGTGGATAGGAGGGTAGAAGTTCATGATCTTAACTGATAATATAAATATTTTAAGAGAATCCTGTCCCCAAAGTTGGGAAAAAATAAAAAGTATCGAAAATAACTTGGATTTAAGTATGGTTCATGTAGAGCCGGCTAAAAAAGAAGGACAAACCTTATTTATAAATCAGGGGAATAAAAAGGTATACATGCATAGTAAATATGATCCTTTAAAAGAAGCGGGAACGATAGTTGACGGATACAAAGACGTGAAAGACGGTTCCAGTGTTATATTTTATGGAACGGGTCTGGGATACCATATAGAAATATTTTTAAAGAAGCATCCGAATGTTAATTATTATATAGTTGAATCTGTTCCGGAGATATTATATACTTATTTATCCGAAAAATCTTTAAAAGAACTTCCTGCCAAAAGGCTAAAAGGCATAATATTAGGAATAGATGAACAGGAGATAGTTAGTTTTTTAAATAATATCATAGATAAAACCAGAAAAGATACCATTATAGTTGAACTGCCAATACATAAAAGTATTTTCCCTAAAGAATATGAAAGATTCTTAGATATATTTAAAAGAACAATTAAGAATAAAAAGAGTGAACTTCATACAGAATATTCTTTCCAA is a genomic window of Acidilutibacter cellobiosedens containing:
- a CDS encoding PTS sugar transporter subunit IIC, with translation MSQSKFSTKAIDKIMKFVNMKGIVALKEGMLNILPLTVVGSIFLIIGSLPSEHINNFIAGIFGQNWTEPFLQVQGGTFAIMGIVSCFAIAYHYAKNEGHEALPAGILALSSFFIITNSYMVTDKGDMVKDVISKTWTGGQGMITAIIVGLFVGYSYSWFMKRDIVIKLPESVPKAISNQFAALIPAAFIFLVSMIVYIIFKFGFNTTFIEWIYQVLQVPLQGLTDSLPGVIAIAFFISFLWWFGVHGQSVVNGIVCSLLTANAVENTEMLQATGKLVVGGGAHIVTQQFLDSFLLISGSGITFGIVIAMLFRAKSNQYKSLGKLSIVPAIFNINEPVTFGLPIVLNPIMFVPFVAVPVIAALIVYGSIAVGFLKPFSGVLLPWSTPFLISGLMVGGWKGCLIQVIILLMSCLVYYPFFKKQDQIAYQQEQEAAVQQGK
- a CDS encoding PTS sugar transporter subunit IIB, coding for MIKIKLFCAAGFSTSLLADKMKKAADAKNIEVDVEACSQGQMADCLDDADVMLLGPQVAYTLPKSKEICAQKGVPVDVIPMADYGRMNGEKVLEFALNLLKK
- a CDS encoding PTS lactose/cellobiose transporter subunit IIA, with protein sequence MAEEINETESQIMQIIIYAGDAKKHAYDSLRDVNKGNYENADKEMKMAHESLVTAHNAQTSLLQNEARGKKMEITALFVHAQDHLMTSITEINLIEQIVELRKVVNTLLEGKNN